The following coding sequences are from one Xiphophorus couchianus chromosome 22, X_couchianus-1.0, whole genome shotgun sequence window:
- the LOC114138023 gene encoding NLR family CARD domain-containing protein 3-like isoform X7: MAQLQEVNFEEKLFQVRIEFVERVSEEILDQILDGLEADGIFKRLEKEEILQKNQTRANKARHTIDAVRMKGQRACRLMIKRLHFIDPAMSNQLSLLSSSSDLDFDDRCQHDLKDSLKNTFESIYEGIAIRGEKTFLNDIFTELYILEGGTGGVNQEHEVRQIETASSNQGAKIKRENIFEPNPARKQRIRTVMAMGVAGIGKTLLTQKFTLDWAEGKTNQNIDFIFPFTFRELNNLKEDVFSLVELIHHFFDNIKDAGICNFKKFHVLFIFDGLDESRLCLDFKKNPVLTDVKKSTSLDVLLTNLFMGKLLPSAVLWVTTRPAAASLIPDNSIDRVIEVRGFTDPQKEEYFRKRFRDDEEKGDRIISHIKKSKSLHIMCHIPVFCWITGNVLEDVMKIREGGELPKTVTEMYIEFLLIQLTIKEDKYEEIAEEDPENRKLIESLGRLAFDQLLKGNLIFYHKDLKQCSINIKDAALFSGVFTQMFKKVRGMRNVSLYCFVHLSIQEFLAAVYMLHCFTSRNSDVIKTFLGEEYRETSLDQFMKKVMEKSLRSINGHLDLFVRFLHGLTVESNQSLLEDLLGQTENSPETIQRIITNLKEMNTDRISPARSINIFYCLVEMNDVSFYQEIQRLLDSGKELSETDCSALAFMLQVSEVLDELDLEKYNTSESGQKRLLPAVRNCRKARLGGCRLQLAECEVLASALKSNPDLTELEISRIHIDEGGDSDLKPLLEILESSVSKVKNLRLWGCSLSETSWTSLFSALKSKLTHLTELDLSKTNLEGSGLKELCGFLQTEGCRLETLRVRSCSLSETSWTSLFSALKSKLTHLTELDLSGTNLEGSGLKELCGFLQTEGCRLETLGLLR, encoded by the exons ATGGCGCAGCTGCAGGAAGTGAATTTTG AGGAAAAACTTTTCCAAGTTCGCATTGAGTTTGTGGAGAGAGTTTCTGAGGAGATCCTGGATCAGATTCTCGATGGCCTTGAGGCAGATGGCATCTTTAAACGTTTGGAGAAAGAGGAAATACTTCAGAAGAACCAAACCAGAGCAAACAAGGCCCGCCACACCATCGATGCTGTGAGGATGAAAGGACAGAGAGCCTGCAGATTGATGATCAAACGTCTTCACTTTATAGATCCTGCCATGTCCAATCAGCTGAGTTTGTTGTCCAGCTCCTCTGATTTAG ATTTTGATGATCGATGTCAACATGACCTCAAAGATTCTCTAAAGAATACCTTCGAATCTATCTATGAAGGCATTGCAATACgtggagagaaaacatttctgaatgatATTTTCACAGAGCTCTACATCTTAGAAGGAGGAACTGGAGGGGTCAACCAGGAACATGAGGTCAGACAGATTGAAACAGCATCCAGTAATCaaggagcaaaaataaaacggGAAAACATCTTTGAACCCAACCCTGCTAGAAAGCAACGGATCAGAACAGTGATGGCCATGGGAGTGGCTGGCATTGGGAAAACACTGTTAACACAGAAGTTCACTCTGGACTGGGCTGAAGGCAAAACCAACCAGAACATCGACTTCATATTTCCATTCACTTTCAGAGAGCTGAATAACTTGAAAGAAGACGTTTTCAGCTTAGTGGAACTGATTCATCACTTCTTTGACAATATTAAAGATGCAGGAATctgcaactttaaaaagttccaTGTTCTCTTCATCTTCGATGGTCTGGATGAGAGTCGACTTTGTCTGGACTTTAAGAAGAATCCAGTTCTGACTGATGTTAAAAAGTCCACTTCACTGGATGTTCTGCTGACAAACCTCTTCATGGGGAAACTGCTTCCTTCTGCTGTCCTCTGGGTAACCACACGACCTGCTGCAGCTAGTTTGATCCCAGATAATTCTATTGACAGGGTCATAGAGGTCAGAGGGTTCACTGACCCCCAGAAGGAGGAATACTTCAGGAAGAGATTCAGAGATGATGAAGAGAAGGGCGACAGGATAATCTCCCACATCAAGAAATCAAAAAGTCTCCACATCATGTGTCACATCCCAGtcttctgctggatcactgGTAATGTTCTGGAGGATGTGATGAAGatcagagagggaggagagctgCCCAAGACCGTGACTGAGATGTACATAGAGTTCCTGCTGATTCAGCTCACCATCAAGGAGGACAAGTATGAAGAAATAGCTGAAGAAGATCCAGAGAACAGGAAGCTGATTGAGTCTCTAGGAAGACTGGCTTTTGATCAGCTGCTGAAGGGAAACCTGATCTTCTACCACAAAGACCTCAAACAGTGCAGCATCAACATCAAAGATGCTGCGTTGTTCTCAGGAGTGTTCACTCAGATGTTTAAAAAGGTGAGAGGGATGCGCAACGTCTCACTCTACTGCTTTGTTCATCTGAGCATCcaggagtttctggctgcaGTCTACATGCTCCACTGCTTCACCAGCAGGAACTCAGACGTGATCAAGACGTTCCTGGGAGAAGAATACAGAGAAACATCTCTAGATCAGTTCATGAAGAAAGTCATGGAGAAATCCCTCCGCAGTATAAATGGCCACCTGGACCTGTTTGTCCGCTTCCTTCATGGTCTCACTGTGGAGTCCAACCAGAGCCTCTTAGAAGACCTGCTGGGTCAGACAGAGAACAGTCCAGAAACCATCCAGAGAATCATCACCAACCTGAAAGAGATGAACACTGATAGAATCTCTCCTGCCAGAAGCATCAACATCTTCTACTGTCTGGTGGAGATGAACGACGTCTCATTTTATCAGGAGATCCAACGGCTGCTGGATTCAGGGAAGGAGCTCTCAGAGACTGACTGTTCAGCTCTGGCCTTTATGCTGCAGGTATCAGAGGTTCTGGATGAGTTGGACCTGGAGAAGTACAACACATCAGAATCAGGACAAAAGAGACTGCTTCCAGCTGTGAGAAACTGCAGAAAGGCTCG ACTTGGTGGCTGTAGGCTCCAACTGGCTGAATGTGAAGTTTTGGCCTCGGCTCTGAAGTCCAACCCAGATCTGACTGAACTGGAAATAAGTCGGATCCACATAGATGAAGGTGGAGACTCTGATCTGAAGCCTCTGCTTGAGATCCTGGAGAGTTCAGTCAGTAAAGTGAAGAATCTGAG att atGGGGCTGCAGTTTGTCAGAGACCAGCTGGACGTCTCTGTTCTCAGCTCTGAAGTCCAAACTGACCCACCTgacagaactggacctgagcaAAACCAACCTGGAAGGTTCTGGACTGAAGGAGCTCTGTGGTTTTCTACAGACTGAAGGCTGCAGACTGGAGACATTGAG aGTGCGGAGCTGCAGTTTGTCAGAGACCAGCTGGACTTCTCTGTTCTCAGCTCTGAAGTCCAAACTGACCCATCTgacagaactggacctgagcGGAACCAACCTGGAAGGTTCTGGACTGAAGGAGCTCTGTGGTTTTCTACAGACTGAAGGCTGCAGACTGGAGACATTGGG
- the LOC114138023 gene encoding NLR family CARD domain-containing protein 3-like isoform X5, whose protein sequence is MAQLQEVNFEEKLFQVRIEFVERVSEEILDQILDGLEADGIFKRLEKEEILQKNQTRANKARHTIDAVRMKGQRACRLMIKRLHFIDPAMSNQLSLLSSSSDLDFDDRCQHDLKDSLKNTFESIYEGIAIRGEKTFLNDIFTELYILEGGTGGVNQEHEVRQIETASSNQGAKIKRENIFEPNPARKQRIRTVMAMGVAGIGKTLLTQKFTLDWAEGKTNQNIDFIFPFTFRELNNLKEDVFSLVELIHHFFDNIKDAGICNFKKFHVLFIFDGLDESRLCLDFKKNPVLTDVKKSTSLDVLLTNLFMGKLLPSAVLWVTTRPAAASLIPDNSIDRVIEVRGFTDPQKEEYFRKRFRDDEEKGDRIISHIKKSKSLHIMCHIPVFCWITGNVLEDVMKIREGGELPKTVTEMYIEFLLIQLTIKEDKYEEIAEEDPENRKLIESLGRLAFDQLLKGNLIFYHKDLKQCSINIKDAALFSGVFTQMFKKVRGMRNVSLYCFVHLSIQEFLAAVYMLHCFTSRNSDVIKTFLGEEYRETSLDQFMKKVMEKSLRSINGHLDLFVRFLHGLTVESNQSLLEDLLGQTENSPETIQRIITNLKEMNTDRISPARSINIFYCLVEMNDVSFYQEIQRLLDSGKELSETDCSALAFMLQVSEVLDELDLEKYNTSESGQKRLLPAVRNCRKARLGGCRLQLAECEVLASALKSNPDLTELEISRIHIDEGGDSDLKPLLEILESSVSKVKNLRLWGCSLSETSWTSLFSALKSKLTHLTELDLSKTNLEGSGLKELCGFLQTEGCRLETLRVRSCSLSETSWTSLFSALKSKLTHLTELDLSGTNLEGSGLKELCGFLQTEGCRLETLGLDFSDRKRKRSSADCRTETGVKVQMAHRKLDFVKYAETF, encoded by the exons ATGGCGCAGCTGCAGGAAGTGAATTTTG AGGAAAAACTTTTCCAAGTTCGCATTGAGTTTGTGGAGAGAGTTTCTGAGGAGATCCTGGATCAGATTCTCGATGGCCTTGAGGCAGATGGCATCTTTAAACGTTTGGAGAAAGAGGAAATACTTCAGAAGAACCAAACCAGAGCAAACAAGGCCCGCCACACCATCGATGCTGTGAGGATGAAAGGACAGAGAGCCTGCAGATTGATGATCAAACGTCTTCACTTTATAGATCCTGCCATGTCCAATCAGCTGAGTTTGTTGTCCAGCTCCTCTGATTTAG ATTTTGATGATCGATGTCAACATGACCTCAAAGATTCTCTAAAGAATACCTTCGAATCTATCTATGAAGGCATTGCAATACgtggagagaaaacatttctgaatgatATTTTCACAGAGCTCTACATCTTAGAAGGAGGAACTGGAGGGGTCAACCAGGAACATGAGGTCAGACAGATTGAAACAGCATCCAGTAATCaaggagcaaaaataaaacggGAAAACATCTTTGAACCCAACCCTGCTAGAAAGCAACGGATCAGAACAGTGATGGCCATGGGAGTGGCTGGCATTGGGAAAACACTGTTAACACAGAAGTTCACTCTGGACTGGGCTGAAGGCAAAACCAACCAGAACATCGACTTCATATTTCCATTCACTTTCAGAGAGCTGAATAACTTGAAAGAAGACGTTTTCAGCTTAGTGGAACTGATTCATCACTTCTTTGACAATATTAAAGATGCAGGAATctgcaactttaaaaagttccaTGTTCTCTTCATCTTCGATGGTCTGGATGAGAGTCGACTTTGTCTGGACTTTAAGAAGAATCCAGTTCTGACTGATGTTAAAAAGTCCACTTCACTGGATGTTCTGCTGACAAACCTCTTCATGGGGAAACTGCTTCCTTCTGCTGTCCTCTGGGTAACCACACGACCTGCTGCAGCTAGTTTGATCCCAGATAATTCTATTGACAGGGTCATAGAGGTCAGAGGGTTCACTGACCCCCAGAAGGAGGAATACTTCAGGAAGAGATTCAGAGATGATGAAGAGAAGGGCGACAGGATAATCTCCCACATCAAGAAATCAAAAAGTCTCCACATCATGTGTCACATCCCAGtcttctgctggatcactgGTAATGTTCTGGAGGATGTGATGAAGatcagagagggaggagagctgCCCAAGACCGTGACTGAGATGTACATAGAGTTCCTGCTGATTCAGCTCACCATCAAGGAGGACAAGTATGAAGAAATAGCTGAAGAAGATCCAGAGAACAGGAAGCTGATTGAGTCTCTAGGAAGACTGGCTTTTGATCAGCTGCTGAAGGGAAACCTGATCTTCTACCACAAAGACCTCAAACAGTGCAGCATCAACATCAAAGATGCTGCGTTGTTCTCAGGAGTGTTCACTCAGATGTTTAAAAAGGTGAGAGGGATGCGCAACGTCTCACTCTACTGCTTTGTTCATCTGAGCATCcaggagtttctggctgcaGTCTACATGCTCCACTGCTTCACCAGCAGGAACTCAGACGTGATCAAGACGTTCCTGGGAGAAGAATACAGAGAAACATCTCTAGATCAGTTCATGAAGAAAGTCATGGAGAAATCCCTCCGCAGTATAAATGGCCACCTGGACCTGTTTGTCCGCTTCCTTCATGGTCTCACTGTGGAGTCCAACCAGAGCCTCTTAGAAGACCTGCTGGGTCAGACAGAGAACAGTCCAGAAACCATCCAGAGAATCATCACCAACCTGAAAGAGATGAACACTGATAGAATCTCTCCTGCCAGAAGCATCAACATCTTCTACTGTCTGGTGGAGATGAACGACGTCTCATTTTATCAGGAGATCCAACGGCTGCTGGATTCAGGGAAGGAGCTCTCAGAGACTGACTGTTCAGCTCTGGCCTTTATGCTGCAGGTATCAGAGGTTCTGGATGAGTTGGACCTGGAGAAGTACAACACATCAGAATCAGGACAAAAGAGACTGCTTCCAGCTGTGAGAAACTGCAGAAAGGCTCG ACTTGGTGGCTGTAGGCTCCAACTGGCTGAATGTGAAGTTTTGGCCTCGGCTCTGAAGTCCAACCCAGATCTGACTGAACTGGAAATAAGTCGGATCCACATAGATGAAGGTGGAGACTCTGATCTGAAGCCTCTGCTTGAGATCCTGGAGAGTTCAGTCAGTAAAGTGAAGAATCTGAG att atGGGGCTGCAGTTTGTCAGAGACCAGCTGGACGTCTCTGTTCTCAGCTCTGAAGTCCAAACTGACCCACCTgacagaactggacctgagcaAAACCAACCTGGAAGGTTCTGGACTGAAGGAGCTCTGTGGTTTTCTACAGACTGAAGGCTGCAGACTGGAGACATTGAG aGTGCGGAGCTGCAGTTTGTCAGAGACCAGCTGGACTTCTCTGTTCTCAGCTCTGAAGTCCAAACTGACCCATCTgacagaactggacctgagcGGAACCAACCTGGAAGGTTCTGGACTGAAGGAGCTCTGTGGTTTTCTACAGACTGAAGGCTGCAGACTGGAGACATTGGG
- the LOC114138023 gene encoding NLR family CARD domain-containing protein 3-like isoform X11, producing the protein MAQLQEVNFEEKLFQVRIEFVERVSEEILDQILDGLEADGIFKRLEKEEILQKNQTRANKARHTIDAVRMKGQRACRLMIKRLHFIDPAMSNQLSLLSSSSDLDFDDRCQHDLKDSLKNTFESIYEGIAIRGEKTFLNDIFTELYILEGGTGGVNQEHEVRQIETASSNQGAKIKRENIFEPNPARKQRIRTVMAMGVAGIGKTLLTQKFTLDWAEGKTNQNIDFIFPFTFRELNNLKEDVFSLVELIHHFFDNIKDAGICNFKKFHVLFIFDGLDESRLCLDFKKNPVLTDVKKSTSLDVLLTNLFMGKLLPSAVLWVTTRPAAASLIPDNSIDRVIEVRGFTDPQKEEYFRKRFRDDEEKGDRIISHIKKSKSLHIMCHIPVFCWITGNVLEDVMKIREGGELPKTVTEMYIEFLLIQLTIKEDKYEEIAEEDPENRKLIESLGRLAFDQLLKGNLIFYHKDLKQCSINIKDAALFSGVFTQMFKKVRGMRNVSLYCFVHLSIQEFLAAVYMLHCFTSRNSDVIKTFLGEEYRETSLDQFMKKVMEKSLRSINGHLDLFVRFLHGLTVESNQSLLEDLLGQTENSPETIQRIITNLKEMNTDRISPARSINIFYCLVEMNDVSFYQEIQRLLDSGKELSETDCSALAFMLQVSEVLDELDLEKYNTSESGQKRLLPAVRNCRKARLGGCRLQLAECEVLASALKSNPDLTELEISRIHIDEGGDSDLKPLLEILESSVSKVKNLRLSCSLSETSWTSLFSALKSKLTHLTELDLSGTNLEGSGLKELCGFLQTEGCRLETLGLISCSLSETSCDYLTSTLKSSPTRLTGLNLMYNDLKESGVQQLKDLVDDLGFGSL; encoded by the exons ATGGCGCAGCTGCAGGAAGTGAATTTTG AGGAAAAACTTTTCCAAGTTCGCATTGAGTTTGTGGAGAGAGTTTCTGAGGAGATCCTGGATCAGATTCTCGATGGCCTTGAGGCAGATGGCATCTTTAAACGTTTGGAGAAAGAGGAAATACTTCAGAAGAACCAAACCAGAGCAAACAAGGCCCGCCACACCATCGATGCTGTGAGGATGAAAGGACAGAGAGCCTGCAGATTGATGATCAAACGTCTTCACTTTATAGATCCTGCCATGTCCAATCAGCTGAGTTTGTTGTCCAGCTCCTCTGATTTAG ATTTTGATGATCGATGTCAACATGACCTCAAAGATTCTCTAAAGAATACCTTCGAATCTATCTATGAAGGCATTGCAATACgtggagagaaaacatttctgaatgatATTTTCACAGAGCTCTACATCTTAGAAGGAGGAACTGGAGGGGTCAACCAGGAACATGAGGTCAGACAGATTGAAACAGCATCCAGTAATCaaggagcaaaaataaaacggGAAAACATCTTTGAACCCAACCCTGCTAGAAAGCAACGGATCAGAACAGTGATGGCCATGGGAGTGGCTGGCATTGGGAAAACACTGTTAACACAGAAGTTCACTCTGGACTGGGCTGAAGGCAAAACCAACCAGAACATCGACTTCATATTTCCATTCACTTTCAGAGAGCTGAATAACTTGAAAGAAGACGTTTTCAGCTTAGTGGAACTGATTCATCACTTCTTTGACAATATTAAAGATGCAGGAATctgcaactttaaaaagttccaTGTTCTCTTCATCTTCGATGGTCTGGATGAGAGTCGACTTTGTCTGGACTTTAAGAAGAATCCAGTTCTGACTGATGTTAAAAAGTCCACTTCACTGGATGTTCTGCTGACAAACCTCTTCATGGGGAAACTGCTTCCTTCTGCTGTCCTCTGGGTAACCACACGACCTGCTGCAGCTAGTTTGATCCCAGATAATTCTATTGACAGGGTCATAGAGGTCAGAGGGTTCACTGACCCCCAGAAGGAGGAATACTTCAGGAAGAGATTCAGAGATGATGAAGAGAAGGGCGACAGGATAATCTCCCACATCAAGAAATCAAAAAGTCTCCACATCATGTGTCACATCCCAGtcttctgctggatcactgGTAATGTTCTGGAGGATGTGATGAAGatcagagagggaggagagctgCCCAAGACCGTGACTGAGATGTACATAGAGTTCCTGCTGATTCAGCTCACCATCAAGGAGGACAAGTATGAAGAAATAGCTGAAGAAGATCCAGAGAACAGGAAGCTGATTGAGTCTCTAGGAAGACTGGCTTTTGATCAGCTGCTGAAGGGAAACCTGATCTTCTACCACAAAGACCTCAAACAGTGCAGCATCAACATCAAAGATGCTGCGTTGTTCTCAGGAGTGTTCACTCAGATGTTTAAAAAGGTGAGAGGGATGCGCAACGTCTCACTCTACTGCTTTGTTCATCTGAGCATCcaggagtttctggctgcaGTCTACATGCTCCACTGCTTCACCAGCAGGAACTCAGACGTGATCAAGACGTTCCTGGGAGAAGAATACAGAGAAACATCTCTAGATCAGTTCATGAAGAAAGTCATGGAGAAATCCCTCCGCAGTATAAATGGCCACCTGGACCTGTTTGTCCGCTTCCTTCATGGTCTCACTGTGGAGTCCAACCAGAGCCTCTTAGAAGACCTGCTGGGTCAGACAGAGAACAGTCCAGAAACCATCCAGAGAATCATCACCAACCTGAAAGAGATGAACACTGATAGAATCTCTCCTGCCAGAAGCATCAACATCTTCTACTGTCTGGTGGAGATGAACGACGTCTCATTTTATCAGGAGATCCAACGGCTGCTGGATTCAGGGAAGGAGCTCTCAGAGACTGACTGTTCAGCTCTGGCCTTTATGCTGCAGGTATCAGAGGTTCTGGATGAGTTGGACCTGGAGAAGTACAACACATCAGAATCAGGACAAAAGAGACTGCTTCCAGCTGTGAGAAACTGCAGAAAGGCTCG ACTTGGTGGCTGTAGGCTCCAACTGGCTGAATGTGAAGTTTTGGCCTCGGCTCTGAAGTCCAACCCAGATCTGACTGAACTGGAAATAAGTCGGATCCACATAGATGAAGGTGGAGACTCTGATCTGAAGCCTCTGCTTGAGATCCTGGAGAGTTCAGTCAGTAAAGTGAAGAATCTGAGGtt GAGCTGCAGTTTGTCAGAGACCAGCTGGACTTCTCTGTTCTCAGCTCTGAAGTCCAAACTGACCCATCTgacagaactggacctgagcGGAACCAACCTGGAAGGTTCTGGACTGAAGGAGCTCTGTGGTTTTCTACAGACTGAAGGCTGCAGACTGGAGACATTGGG
- the LOC114138023 gene encoding NLR family CARD domain-containing protein 3-like isoform X8, with the protein MAQLQEVNFEEKLFQVRIEFVERVSEEILDQILDGLEADGIFKRLEKEEILQKNQTRANKARHTIDAVRMKGQRACRLMIKRLHFIDPAMSNQLSLLSSSSDLDFDDRCQHDLKDSLKNTFESIYEGIAIRGEKTFLNDIFTELYILEGGTGGVNQEHEVRQIETASSNQGAKIKRENIFEPNPARKQRIRTVMAMGVAGIGKTLLTQKFTLDWAEGKTNQNIDFIFPFTFRELNNLKEDVFSLVELIHHFFDNIKDAGICNFKKFHVLFIFDGLDESRLCLDFKKNPVLTDVKKSTSLDVLLTNLFMGKLLPSAVLWVTTRPAAASLIPDNSIDRVIEVRGFTDPQKEEYFRKRFRDDEEKGDRIISHIKKSKSLHIMCHIPVFCWITGNVLEDVMKIREGGELPKTVTEMYIEFLLIQLTIKEDKYEEIAEEDPENRKLIESLGRLAFDQLLKGNLIFYHKDLKQCSINIKDAALFSGVFTQMFKKVRGMRNVSLYCFVHLSIQEFLAAVYMLHCFTSRNSDVIKTFLGEEYRETSLDQFMKKVMEKSLRSINGHLDLFVRFLHGLTVESNQSLLEDLLGQTENSPETIQRIITNLKEMNTDRISPARSINIFYCLVEMNDVSFYQEIQRLLDSGKELSETDCSALAFMLQVSEVLDELDLEKYNTSESGQKRLLPAVRNCRKARLGGCRLQLAECEVLASALKSNPDLTELEISRIHIDEGGDSDLKPLLEILESSVSKVKNLRVRSCSLSETSWTSLFSALKSKLTHLTELDLSGTNLEGSGLKELCGFLQTEGCRLETLGLISCSLSETSCDYLTSTLKSSPTRLTGLNLMYNDLKESGVQQLKDLVDDLGFGSL; encoded by the exons ATGGCGCAGCTGCAGGAAGTGAATTTTG AGGAAAAACTTTTCCAAGTTCGCATTGAGTTTGTGGAGAGAGTTTCTGAGGAGATCCTGGATCAGATTCTCGATGGCCTTGAGGCAGATGGCATCTTTAAACGTTTGGAGAAAGAGGAAATACTTCAGAAGAACCAAACCAGAGCAAACAAGGCCCGCCACACCATCGATGCTGTGAGGATGAAAGGACAGAGAGCCTGCAGATTGATGATCAAACGTCTTCACTTTATAGATCCTGCCATGTCCAATCAGCTGAGTTTGTTGTCCAGCTCCTCTGATTTAG ATTTTGATGATCGATGTCAACATGACCTCAAAGATTCTCTAAAGAATACCTTCGAATCTATCTATGAAGGCATTGCAATACgtggagagaaaacatttctgaatgatATTTTCACAGAGCTCTACATCTTAGAAGGAGGAACTGGAGGGGTCAACCAGGAACATGAGGTCAGACAGATTGAAACAGCATCCAGTAATCaaggagcaaaaataaaacggGAAAACATCTTTGAACCCAACCCTGCTAGAAAGCAACGGATCAGAACAGTGATGGCCATGGGAGTGGCTGGCATTGGGAAAACACTGTTAACACAGAAGTTCACTCTGGACTGGGCTGAAGGCAAAACCAACCAGAACATCGACTTCATATTTCCATTCACTTTCAGAGAGCTGAATAACTTGAAAGAAGACGTTTTCAGCTTAGTGGAACTGATTCATCACTTCTTTGACAATATTAAAGATGCAGGAATctgcaactttaaaaagttccaTGTTCTCTTCATCTTCGATGGTCTGGATGAGAGTCGACTTTGTCTGGACTTTAAGAAGAATCCAGTTCTGACTGATGTTAAAAAGTCCACTTCACTGGATGTTCTGCTGACAAACCTCTTCATGGGGAAACTGCTTCCTTCTGCTGTCCTCTGGGTAACCACACGACCTGCTGCAGCTAGTTTGATCCCAGATAATTCTATTGACAGGGTCATAGAGGTCAGAGGGTTCACTGACCCCCAGAAGGAGGAATACTTCAGGAAGAGATTCAGAGATGATGAAGAGAAGGGCGACAGGATAATCTCCCACATCAAGAAATCAAAAAGTCTCCACATCATGTGTCACATCCCAGtcttctgctggatcactgGTAATGTTCTGGAGGATGTGATGAAGatcagagagggaggagagctgCCCAAGACCGTGACTGAGATGTACATAGAGTTCCTGCTGATTCAGCTCACCATCAAGGAGGACAAGTATGAAGAAATAGCTGAAGAAGATCCAGAGAACAGGAAGCTGATTGAGTCTCTAGGAAGACTGGCTTTTGATCAGCTGCTGAAGGGAAACCTGATCTTCTACCACAAAGACCTCAAACAGTGCAGCATCAACATCAAAGATGCTGCGTTGTTCTCAGGAGTGTTCACTCAGATGTTTAAAAAGGTGAGAGGGATGCGCAACGTCTCACTCTACTGCTTTGTTCATCTGAGCATCcaggagtttctggctgcaGTCTACATGCTCCACTGCTTCACCAGCAGGAACTCAGACGTGATCAAGACGTTCCTGGGAGAAGAATACAGAGAAACATCTCTAGATCAGTTCATGAAGAAAGTCATGGAGAAATCCCTCCGCAGTATAAATGGCCACCTGGACCTGTTTGTCCGCTTCCTTCATGGTCTCACTGTGGAGTCCAACCAGAGCCTCTTAGAAGACCTGCTGGGTCAGACAGAGAACAGTCCAGAAACCATCCAGAGAATCATCACCAACCTGAAAGAGATGAACACTGATAGAATCTCTCCTGCCAGAAGCATCAACATCTTCTACTGTCTGGTGGAGATGAACGACGTCTCATTTTATCAGGAGATCCAACGGCTGCTGGATTCAGGGAAGGAGCTCTCAGAGACTGACTGTTCAGCTCTGGCCTTTATGCTGCAGGTATCAGAGGTTCTGGATGAGTTGGACCTGGAGAAGTACAACACATCAGAATCAGGACAAAAGAGACTGCTTCCAGCTGTGAGAAACTGCAGAAAGGCTCG ACTTGGTGGCTGTAGGCTCCAACTGGCTGAATGTGAAGTTTTGGCCTCGGCTCTGAAGTCCAACCCAGATCTGACTGAACTGGAAATAAGTCGGATCCACATAGATGAAGGTGGAGACTCTGATCTGAAGCCTCTGCTTGAGATCCTGGAGAGTTCAGTCAGTAAAGTGAAGAATCTGAG aGTGCGGAGCTGCAGTTTGTCAGAGACCAGCTGGACTTCTCTGTTCTCAGCTCTGAAGTCCAAACTGACCCATCTgacagaactggacctgagcGGAACCAACCTGGAAGGTTCTGGACTGAAGGAGCTCTGTGGTTTTCTACAGACTGAAGGCTGCAGACTGGAGACATTGGG